One genomic segment of Salmo trutta chromosome 8, fSalTru1.1, whole genome shotgun sequence includes these proteins:
- the LOC115198515 gene encoding serine/threonine-protein kinase PLK4 isoform X1, with protein MGKTQSVLEMKGYTTQKEVENGVIATDKHGDQFVIKEIKLNETSVLNSSAGEIVSEVESLRQISHPHIVSYKNSFLEDNCYYIVTDHCAKGNLSQKIQEQMTNPTEEYSEKIMDWFVKICMALKHVHDQGLLHRELRPQSILLTEFETLRLGAFGSVNEKTTNEDGMVGYLGPEILTGEMYDTKSDIWSLGCVLYELCMLQGAFTAENTIKLIPQILGGSYPSLPECFSSELRDLLCDIFQQNPTIRPSAGDIMAKPFIISFITKKSEKTVAELQTTLEKLRTLADGLESMHKGTTIGSLTGGVIGAAGGITSIVGLILAPFTLGASLIVTGVGIGVAVAGGATAGVSNITNMVNQSTDRLAIKNIIKEFQEKMNSVVTSLQDIAEGLETLMQSSSSQIKRAGFNVEAAASAGVRAGKGLAGTIELFRLLRVANIGKVAAQTARAVRVAEVATGIFSAFFVAVDIFFIAMDAREIHNIRQAKANEQPGDTSMLEVMDTDSTTELKPACEEPKAEVKSETMKFIQTIRQTAEQLQQSLDELSDVISFIPKIEDCYLDD; from the exons ATGGGGAAAACACAGagtgtcctagagatgaaaggATACACTACCCAGAAGGAGGTAGAGAATGGTGTCATCGCTACTGACAAACATGGTGACCAGTTTGTCATTAAAGAGATCAAATTGAATGAG ACATCTGTCCTGAACTCCAGTGCTGGAGAAATTGTCTCAGAGGTTGAAAGCCTCAGACAGATTAGTCACCCCCACATTGTAAGCTACAAAAACTCATTTCTAG AGGATAACTGCTACTATATAGTGACAGACCATTGTGCAAAGGGAAATCTCTCTCAGAAGATACAAGAGCAGATGACTAACCCTACAGAAGAGTACTCTGAGAAG ATTATGGACTGGTTTGTCAAGATCTGCATGGCCCTGAAGCATGTGCATGACCAGGGCCTTCTTCACAGAGAACTGAGACCCCAG AGCATACTCCTCACAGAATTTGAAACACTTCGTTTGGGTGCGTTTGGAAGTGTCAATGAAAA GACTACCAACGAGGATGGAATGGTGGGTTATTTAGGCCCAGAGATTCTGACTGGTGAAATGTATGACACCAAAAG TGATATTTGGTCCTTGGGATGTGTGCTGTATGAGTTGTGTATGCTTCAGGGTGCA TTCACTGCGGAGAACACAATCAAGCTCATCCCCCAAATATTGGGAGGTTCTTACCCATCTCTCCCAGAGTGCTTCTCATCTGAGCTCCGCGACCTCCTGTGTGACATCTTCCAACAAAACCCGACCATTAGGCCTTCAGCTGGTGACATCATGGCAAAGCCCTTCATTATCAGTTTCATCACAAAAAAG AGTGAGAAAACTGTGGCGGAACTCCAGACCACCTTGGAAAAGTTGAGAACTCTGGCAGATGGCTTGGAGAGTATGCACAAAGGCACCACCATAGGCAGTCTGACGGGAGGTGTTATTGGGGCAGCTGGAGGAATCACCTCTATAGTGGGGCTCATCCTGGCTCCCTTCACTCTGGGCGCCTCCCTGATCGTCACTGGGGTAGGTATTGGGGTGGCTGTCGCTGGTGGAGCCACAGCCGGAGTATCGAACATCACCAACATGGTCAATCAGTCCACCGACCGCCTAGCCATCAAGAACATCATCAAAGAGTTCCAGGAGAAGATGAACTCTGTGGTGACATCTCTACAAGACATCGCTGAGGGTTTGGAGACACTCATGCAAAGTAGCTCTTCTCAGATAAAACGTGCCGGTTTCAATGTAGAGGCCGCTGCTAGTGCTGGGGTGAGGGCTGGGAAAGGCCTTGCGGGCACAATAGAGCTCTTCAGACTACTCCGGGTGGCCAATATTGGCAAGGTGGCAGCCCAAACTGCCAGGGCAGTGCGTGTGGCAGAGGTGGCCACAGGAATATTTTCAGCTTTTTTTGTAGCTGTTGATATCTTCTTCATCGCCATGGATGCCAGAGAGATCCACAACATCCGACAGGCGAAGGCGAATGAACAGCCAGGTGATACCAGTATGTTAGAAGTAATGGACACAGACTCCACCACTGAGCTGAAGCCTGCATGTGAAGAACCAAAGGCTGAGGTCAAGTCAGAGACCATGAAGTTCATCCAGACGATCAGACAGACAGCTGAACagctacagcagagcctggacgaACTGAGTGACGTCATCTCATTCATTCCtaagatagaggactgttacttAGACGACTGA
- the LOC115198515 gene encoding serine/threonine-protein kinase PLK4 isoform X2: MDWFVKICMALKHVHDQGLLHRELRPQSILLTEFETLRLGAFGSVNEKTTNEDGMVGYLGPEILTGEMYDTKSDIWSLGCVLYELCMLQGAFTAENTIKLIPQILGGSYPSLPECFSSELRDLLCDIFQQNPTIRPSAGDIMAKPFIISFITKKSEKTVAELQTTLEKLRTLADGLESMHKGTTIGSLTGGVIGAAGGITSIVGLILAPFTLGASLIVTGVGIGVAVAGGATAGVSNITNMVNQSTDRLAIKNIIKEFQEKMNSVVTSLQDIAEGLETLMQSSSSQIKRAGFNVEAAASAGVRAGKGLAGTIELFRLLRVANIGKVAAQTARAVRVAEVATGIFSAFFVAVDIFFIAMDAREIHNIRQAKANEQPGDTSMLEVMDTDSTTELKPACEEPKAEVKSETMKFIQTIRQTAEQLQQSLDELSDVISFIPKIEDCYLDD, encoded by the exons ATGGACTGGTTTGTCAAGATCTGCATGGCCCTGAAGCATGTGCATGACCAGGGCCTTCTTCACAGAGAACTGAGACCCCAG AGCATACTCCTCACAGAATTTGAAACACTTCGTTTGGGTGCGTTTGGAAGTGTCAATGAAAA GACTACCAACGAGGATGGAATGGTGGGTTATTTAGGCCCAGAGATTCTGACTGGTGAAATGTATGACACCAAAAG TGATATTTGGTCCTTGGGATGTGTGCTGTATGAGTTGTGTATGCTTCAGGGTGCA TTCACTGCGGAGAACACAATCAAGCTCATCCCCCAAATATTGGGAGGTTCTTACCCATCTCTCCCAGAGTGCTTCTCATCTGAGCTCCGCGACCTCCTGTGTGACATCTTCCAACAAAACCCGACCATTAGGCCTTCAGCTGGTGACATCATGGCAAAGCCCTTCATTATCAGTTTCATCACAAAAAAG AGTGAGAAAACTGTGGCGGAACTCCAGACCACCTTGGAAAAGTTGAGAACTCTGGCAGATGGCTTGGAGAGTATGCACAAAGGCACCACCATAGGCAGTCTGACGGGAGGTGTTATTGGGGCAGCTGGAGGAATCACCTCTATAGTGGGGCTCATCCTGGCTCCCTTCACTCTGGGCGCCTCCCTGATCGTCACTGGGGTAGGTATTGGGGTGGCTGTCGCTGGTGGAGCCACAGCCGGAGTATCGAACATCACCAACATGGTCAATCAGTCCACCGACCGCCTAGCCATCAAGAACATCATCAAAGAGTTCCAGGAGAAGATGAACTCTGTGGTGACATCTCTACAAGACATCGCTGAGGGTTTGGAGACACTCATGCAAAGTAGCTCTTCTCAGATAAAACGTGCCGGTTTCAATGTAGAGGCCGCTGCTAGTGCTGGGGTGAGGGCTGGGAAAGGCCTTGCGGGCACAATAGAGCTCTTCAGACTACTCCGGGTGGCCAATATTGGCAAGGTGGCAGCCCAAACTGCCAGGGCAGTGCGTGTGGCAGAGGTGGCCACAGGAATATTTTCAGCTTTTTTTGTAGCTGTTGATATCTTCTTCATCGCCATGGATGCCAGAGAGATCCACAACATCCGACAGGCGAAGGCGAATGAACAGCCAGGTGATACCAGTATGTTAGAAGTAATGGACACAGACTCCACCACTGAGCTGAAGCCTGCATGTGAAGAACCAAAGGCTGAGGTCAAGTCAGAGACCATGAAGTTCATCCAGACGATCAGACAGACAGCTGAACagctacagcagagcctggacgaACTGAGTGACGTCATCTCATTCATTCCtaagatagaggactgttacttAGACGACTGA